The Terrirubrum flagellatum nucleotide sequence GGCGCCGCTCTCCGCTCCCGGTTCAGGAGAGCGACGAGATGTTCCTGCAGAAGCGGGCCCGCTTCGCCTATTACCTTATTCTGCCGTCGCTGCTCATCATCACGCTGCTTGATCTCGTTCCCATCATCGAAAGCGTCGTTGTGAGTCTCCAGAGTCAGAATATGGGCCGCGCGAATCCCGACGCGTTCGTCGGCCTCGCGCACTACGCTCGCGCGCTGTTCGACGAGCCCACCTTCTGGAGCAGCCTCTGGAAAACGCTGATCTGGACGGCGTTTTCTGTCATCGGCGCATATCTCGTGGCGCTCGGCCTTGCTCTGCTTCTCCATATGGACATCTGGGGCCGCGGCTTTTTCCGCGCGCTTTTTCTCGTGCCTTGGGTGATTCCCGATGTCGCGACCGCGCTCCTGTGGAAATGGCTCTATGGCGACGAATTCGGCGTCATCAATTTCCTGCTCACCAAGATCGGCGTCATCAACCGCCCCGTGCTGTGGTTATCTGATCCTCTCATGGCGATGCCGGCGGTCGTGCTTGTGCAGGTCTGGAAGCTCTATCCCGTGATGTTCGTTGTGCTGCTGGCGGCCTTGCAGAACGTGCCGAAGGAATTGTCCGAGTCTGCCGTCATCGATGGCGCCAACATCTGGCAACGCTTCCGTTTCGTGACATTTCCCTTCATCAAGGCGACCAGCATCATCGTCACTTTGCTCGCCTCGATCTGGACATTCCAGGCTTTCGACATCGTCTATCTCCTGACCGGCGGCGGGCCGGCCGGCGCGACAAAAATCCTGCCCACGCTCGTCTATGACAAAGCGTTCTGGGGGCTGGAGATCGGATACGCCTCCGCGATCGCGCTCCTGATGCTGATTGCGCTACTCATCATCAGCGTCGCCTATCTCCTGCTCTATCGCGCGCAGAGCGACGTGATCGAAGAGGCTCGCGCATGAAGATCGCGAGCCTCGACAGATATCGCCTGTCGTTCACCCTCCTCGTTGTTTATTGCCTGCTCGCGGCGGCGGCGATCGTGATCCTCTTCCCGATCTTCTGGATGGCGTCGTCATCGCTGAAGCCGGCGCCCGAACTGTTCGCGCGCAATCTCACCATGCTTCCGATCGCATGGACGCTCGAGAATTATCTCAACGTCTGGCAGGGAACGGACTTCCCGAAATATTTCTGGAACAGCTTCAAGGTCGCGTCGATATCGACCGCGATGACCGTGTTCGTCTCTGTCTATGCGGCCTACGCCCTTGCCAGGATTCGCTTCTTCGGCCGCGGCGCTTACGGAATCGTTCTGCTGATCACGCAGATGTTCCCGCATATTCTGCTTGTGCTGCCGCTGTTCATCATCATTCAGCGGCTCGGACTCTTCAACACGCACGCCGCGCTCATTATCGCGTACACGGCGTTCTCTCTGCCCTTCACCATATGGATGCTGCGCGGCTTTTTCGAAGCCATCCCGCAGGAACTTGAAGAGGCGGCGGCGATTGATGGCGCGTCACTTCTCACGACCTTCCACAAAGTGATCCTGCCGCTTGCCGGACCAGGCCTCGCTGCGGTGACGATGTTCGGCTTCATCCGCGGCTGGAATGAATTTCTCTTCGCATTGGTCTTCCTCCAGGGTCATGACCTGTTCACGCTGCCAATCGGGCTCGCGAGCTTCCAGGAGGAATACACCTTCCGCTGGGACCTTATCCTCGCAGGGTCAGGAATCATCACGCTTCCAGTACTTTTCTTCTTCCTGCTGATGCAGCGTTTCATCGTGCAGGGTTTGCTGGGCGGCGCAGTCAAGGGATAGCCGCACCAAGAAAGCGAGAGTTTGAAAACCGCTCCGAACTGCTTCGGAGCGGGCGGAATTTGTTACGCAAAAAGGAGAGTGAGATGAAATTTGGCGCTTCATCCTGGCCGTTCCAGTGGGATCCACCCTATGAGGACGCGATCCGCCGCATCGCGGGCCTTGGCTTCAAGGCGATCGAATTGATCGCGTGGAACAAGGACTATCTCAACGACTACTACACCAAGTCCAAGATCGCCGACCTCAGGGCGGCGCTCAAATCCGAAGGGATCGCCCTTTCGCAGTTCGTCTCGACGCCGCATGACCTGTCGCATCCGGACAAGGCCAAGCGCGACGCCGCGGTCGAACACTGGAAGCGAACCGTCGAGGTCGGCGTCGAACTGGGGGCGCCGCTGATCAACATGGTGAGCACGCATGCATTCGCCATGCGCGACTCCCAGGAAATTCCGCGCATCACGACGAAGCCGCTGGTGCAGGTCTATTCGGCCAAAGCTCCCTCGGGAATGGACTGGAACAAGAACTACGAGGACTATGTCGTCGCGCTGCGCGCCTGCGCGAAGGCGTGCGAAGACGCCGGCGTCGTCATGACAGTGGAACCGCATCCGGCGCGCTATCTCGCCAACACCGACGGCGCCTTGCGTCTGCTCGAACATGTCGGCTCGAAAGCCATGGGCATCAATTTCGATCCCAGCCACACTTTCCCGGTCGGAGATTTCCCGAATATCTCGGTCTATCGCCTCGGCAAACACATCAAGCACCTGCATGTCTCGGACAATGACGGCGTCACGAACGTTCACTGGCGGCCGGGCATGGGCAAGATCGACTGGCTCGCCATGTTCGCGGCGCTGAAAGAAGTCGGATATGACGGCGTCGTCTCAATCGAACTCGAAGACGTTCCCGGCGTTTCGCGCGGACCGAACTCGACCGCGCCCGGCGTCTATCGCCATCCGACGGCGACCGAGGAATTCGTCGCCGAAACCGTCGCGGGCATGAATTACCTCAAGGACATCTGCAAGAAGCTCGACATCAAAGTCGAGTGAACTGTCGCAAACACATCTCCGGCGGGGAGCGCCCCCGCCCGCAGATCGCATGAAGTTTCTGAGATGGGAGAGCAGCGACGTGACTGGCGAACCTCTTGTTTATGTTGGCGGCTACAGCGAGCCGATCCTTTTCGGCACCGGCCAGGTCCTGCAGGGCAAAGGCAAAGGCCTCTATCATTTCCGTCTCGACGCCCGAAATGGCGCGTTGAAGCGCGACGGGCTCACCGAAAACGTCAGAAATCCCTCCTATCTCGCCTTCGATCCGAAACGGAGGTTTCTCTACTGCGTCAACGAATTCAAGGAATATGAGGGGCAAGCGAGCGGCGCGGTCAGCGCCTTCCGCATCGATCCTGACAGCGGCGCGCTCACCTATCTCAACACGAAGGCGAGCCGCGGCGCCGATCCCTGTCATCTCATCGTCGACGCGACGGGCAAGTTTGCGCTGATCGCCAACTTCGCCAGCGGCAGCGTGTGCGTGTTGCCCATTCTGCCAGACGGCTCGCTCGGCGACGCGGTGGAATTCATCCAGCACGAGGGATCGAGCATCGATCCAAAAAGGCAAGCAGGTCCGCACGCGCACGCGGTCGAGATCGACAAGGCCAACCGCTTCGTCTTCGTGCCCGACCTCGGCCTCGATCAGATCGTCATTTATGCATTCGACGCCAGTACGGGGAAGCTGACGCTCAACGCCAACCAGCCCTTTGTCGCGATGGCTCCCGGAGCGGGACCGCGTCAGCTTGCGTTCCATCCCGGAGGTCGGCTCGCCTATCTCATCAACGAACTCAATTCGACGATGACCGCCTACAGCTACGACGCCGAGAGAGGCGCGCTCACGGAGTTGCAGACCCTGCCGACCTTGCCAGCGGGATTTCAGGGTCACAGCACCTGCGCCGAGGTTCAGGTCGCGCCGAACGGGAAGTTTCTCTACGGATCGAACCGCGGGCACGACAGCATCGCAATCTATGCACTCAGCAAAGACGGGCGCATGAACGTCGTTGGCCATGAGAGCACGCGAGGCCGCATTCCCCGCAATTTCGACATCTCGCCGGACGGTCGATTCCTCGCGGCGGCCAATCAGGACACCGGCGACATCGTGATGTTCCGCATCGACAACGAAAGCGGCAGGCTGACGGCGACGGGCGACGTCGTGGAAGCCGGCACGCCCGTCTGCGTGCGCTTCATGAGCTAGACGCTTCGCAACTTCCCGCCTCCGGCCGCGCCGGCTAACATGCCTGCGCGACCAGCGATTGCAGCTTCAAGCGGGCAGATGGATTTCAAGCAGCTTCGGACGTTCGTCACGCTTGCGGGCACGCTGCATTTCAGCGTGGCGGCCGAACGGCTGCGGATCGCGCAGCCGCATGTCAGCCGACGCATCAAGCAGCTCGAGGAGGATCTTCAGGTCACACTTTTCGATCGCAACAGGAAGAATGTGCGATTGACGCAGGCGGGCGAAGCGTTCCTGCCCGAGGCGATCAAACTGCTCAAACAGGCGGAAGACGCTCGACGGCGCGCCATGACGGCCGGGCAGGGAAAGATGGGCAAGCTGACGATCGGCTTGATCAGTGCGGCGTTGCTCGGTCCGCTTCCCGATATCCTGTCCGAGTTTCACAGCCAGTTTCCCGACATTGCGCTCAATTTCGTCGACAATGTCACGCCTTCCGAAGCTCTCCTGCGCAGCCTGGAAGAGGGAACGACGGATGCGGTCTTCGTGCATCCGCCGGCGCGGACGCAGGGAGAGTATGGTCGCGCAACGGTCGTGCGGGAACCGCTTGTGGCTGTGCTGCCGATTTATCATCGATTGGCCAACCGGGCTCGCATCGATCTCGTGGAGCTGGCCGACGAGCCATGGGTGATGTTTCCGCGCGAGCCCAATGACAAGGGCGTCTATGATCGCATCATCGCTCTTTGTCACCGCGCCGGCTTTTCGCCGCGTATCACGCAAGAGGCCAGCCATACGCTCAGCCGGCTTGGCCTCGTCGCCGCCGGCTTCGGCGTGCATCTGGTTCACAGCACATGGGACACGATGCCATTCCCGGGCGTCGCATATATCCCTGTCGAGCCTTCCGACCATATCGTCGTGGCTTGCTATTGGCGAAAGTCCGATCGCAGTCCGCTGCTGAAAAGCCTTGTCGATATCGTGAAGAGACATCGCGCCGGAGGCCGCGGCGCGTAAACGGACACGCGCGAGCTCGGCCGCTTCGCCGCAACTAACGAGACGCCGAGGGTTCGGGCATGCAGACGCGGGCGGCCCGGAAAACGCTTTGCCTCGCGATGCTATCAGTGATAGCATCGCTCCCACTGATCCTATTGGGAGCATTTGATGCCCGGCAGCCTTCATGTCAGGAATCTGGACGACGGGCTTATCGCGAAACTGAAACTTCGCGCCGCCCGGCACGGGCGTTCGGCCGAATCCGAGCATCGAGAGATCCTGCGTCAGGCCTTGGCGAATGAGGCCGAACCCGGCTTCGACGATCTCGCAGCCGAGTTGCGGAAGCTGACCGCATCACGGCGGCAGACTCCTTCCGAAGCGCTGTTACGCGAAAGCCGAGATGAGCGCTGATGGAAGCGCTCATTATCGATGCGAGCATCGCCGTAAAATGGGTTGTTGAAGAGCAAGGAACTGAAGCCGCCCTCGACCTCCGATCCCGGTTTCGCCTTCTTGCGCCTGAGCTCCTCATACCCGAATGCGCCAATATCTTCTGGAAGAAGGTGCAGCGTAACGAGCTCACCCACGATGAGGCGATCCTGGCCGCCAGACTGCTCGAACGCTCGGGCATCGAATTCCTATCTATGAAAGGGCTGCTAGAGCAGGCGACCCTCCTTGCGGCCGAACTTTCACACCCCGCTTATGATTGCGTCTATCTAGCGACAGCGCACCGGACAAAATCGAGATTCGTCACAGCGGACGATCGGTTGCTGCGCATTGTCGGTGAGCGTGGATCA carries:
- a CDS encoding sugar phosphate isomerase/epimerase family protein, which codes for MKFGASSWPFQWDPPYEDAIRRIAGLGFKAIELIAWNKDYLNDYYTKSKIADLRAALKSEGIALSQFVSTPHDLSHPDKAKRDAAVEHWKRTVEVGVELGAPLINMVSTHAFAMRDSQEIPRITTKPLVQVYSAKAPSGMDWNKNYEDYVVALRACAKACEDAGVVMTVEPHPARYLANTDGALRLLEHVGSKAMGINFDPSHTFPVGDFPNISVYRLGKHIKHLHVSDNDGVTNVHWRPGMGKIDWLAMFAALKEVGYDGVVSIELEDVPGVSRGPNSTAPGVYRHPTATEEFVAETVAGMNYLKDICKKLDIKVE
- a CDS encoding lactonase family protein, whose product is MTGEPLVYVGGYSEPILFGTGQVLQGKGKGLYHFRLDARNGALKRDGLTENVRNPSYLAFDPKRRFLYCVNEFKEYEGQASGAVSAFRIDPDSGALTYLNTKASRGADPCHLIVDATGKFALIANFASGSVCVLPILPDGSLGDAVEFIQHEGSSIDPKRQAGPHAHAVEIDKANRFVFVPDLGLDQIVIYAFDASTGKLTLNANQPFVAMAPGAGPRQLAFHPGGRLAYLINELNSTMTAYSYDAERGALTELQTLPTLPAGFQGHSTCAEVQVAPNGKFLYGSNRGHDSIAIYALSKDGRMNVVGHESTRGRIPRNFDISPDGRFLAAANQDTGDIVMFRIDNESGRLTATGDVVEAGTPVCVRFMS
- a CDS encoding sugar ABC transporter permease — encoded protein: MFLQKRARFAYYLILPSLLIITLLDLVPIIESVVVSLQSQNMGRANPDAFVGLAHYARALFDEPTFWSSLWKTLIWTAFSVIGAYLVALGLALLLHMDIWGRGFFRALFLVPWVIPDVATALLWKWLYGDEFGVINFLLTKIGVINRPVLWLSDPLMAMPAVVLVQVWKLYPVMFVVLLAALQNVPKELSESAVIDGANIWQRFRFVTFPFIKATSIIVTLLASIWTFQAFDIVYLLTGGGPAGATKILPTLVYDKAFWGLEIGYASAIALLMLIALLIISVAYLLLYRAQSDVIEEARA
- a CDS encoding FitA-like ribbon-helix-helix domain-containing protein; amino-acid sequence: MPGSLHVRNLDDGLIAKLKLRAARHGRSAESEHREILRQALANEAEPGFDDLAAELRKLTASRRQTPSEALLRESRDER
- a CDS encoding LysR family transcriptional regulator; the encoded protein is MPARPAIAASSGQMDFKQLRTFVTLAGTLHFSVAAERLRIAQPHVSRRIKQLEEDLQVTLFDRNRKNVRLTQAGEAFLPEAIKLLKQAEDARRRAMTAGQGKMGKLTIGLISAALLGPLPDILSEFHSQFPDIALNFVDNVTPSEALLRSLEEGTTDAVFVHPPARTQGEYGRATVVREPLVAVLPIYHRLANRARIDLVELADEPWVMFPREPNDKGVYDRIIALCHRAGFSPRITQEASHTLSRLGLVAAGFGVHLVHSTWDTMPFPGVAYIPVEPSDHIVVACYWRKSDRSPLLKSLVDIVKRHRAGGRGA
- a CDS encoding type II toxin-antitoxin system VapC family toxin, with protein sequence MEALIIDASIAVKWVVEEQGTEAALDLRSRFRLLAPELLIPECANIFWKKVQRNELTHDEAILAARLLERSGIEFLSMKGLLEQATLLAAELSHPAYDCVYLATAHRTKSRFVTADDRLLRIVGERGSSEVANLCISLAAIQNAAR
- a CDS encoding carbohydrate ABC transporter permease, with product MKIASLDRYRLSFTLLVVYCLLAAAAIVILFPIFWMASSSLKPAPELFARNLTMLPIAWTLENYLNVWQGTDFPKYFWNSFKVASISTAMTVFVSVYAAYALARIRFFGRGAYGIVLLITQMFPHILLVLPLFIIIQRLGLFNTHAALIIAYTAFSLPFTIWMLRGFFEAIPQELEEAAAIDGASLLTTFHKVILPLAGPGLAAVTMFGFIRGWNEFLFALVFLQGHDLFTLPIGLASFQEEYTFRWDLILAGSGIITLPVLFFFLLMQRFIVQGLLGGAVKG